In Cyprinus carpio isolate SPL01 chromosome B16, ASM1834038v1, whole genome shotgun sequence, the following are encoded in one genomic region:
- the LOC109056676 gene encoding cytochrome c oxidase subunit 6B1-like: MADVIDDKIKNYRTAPFDARFPNTNQTRNCFQNYLDFHRCNKALSSKGQDASPCEWYQRVYQSLCPMSWVEKWNGQIEDGSFAGKI; encoded by the exons ATGGCTGATGTTATTGACGACAAGATCAAGAACTACAGAACGGCTCCATTCGATGCCCGTTTCCCAAACACTAACCAGACAAGAAACTGTTTCCAGAATTACCTCG ACTTTCACAGGTGTAATAAGGCTTTGTCAAGCAAAGGGCAGGATGCTTCTCCCTGCGAATGGTATCAGAGAGTTTACCAGAGCCTGTGTCCGATGAGCTGG GTGGAGAAATGGAATGGGCAGATTGAGGATGGAAGCTTCGCCGGAAAGATCTAA